From the Theobroma cacao cultivar B97-61/B2 chromosome 2, Criollo_cocoa_genome_V2, whole genome shotgun sequence genome, one window contains:
- the LOC18607448 gene encoding alanine--tRNA ligase, chloroplastic/mitochondrial isoform X2: MEDQPKDSLVSGDSIRRRFLDFYASRGHKIIPSASLVPDDPTVLLTIAGMLPFKPIFLGKIPRQVPCATTAQRCIRTNDVENVGRTARHHTFFEMLGNFSFGDYFKKEAIQWSWELSTVEFGLPPERLWISVYEDDDEAFEIWHKEVGVPVERIKRMGEDDNFWMSGATGPCGPCSEIYYDFHPERGYADVDLGDDTRFIEFYNLVFMEYNKKDDGTLEPLKQKNIDTGLGLERMARILQKVPNNYETDLIYPIIEKASELANMSYALADEQTKLKLKVVGDHLRAIVYLISDGVLPSNIGRGYVVRRLIRRVVRAGRSLGIKGEVQDNLEGAFLPAIAEIVMELSTHIDSDVKIKAPRILEELKKEELHFVQTLERGEILLEKMLADALSNAQKSGTMPCLSGKDAFLLYDTFGFPVELTTEIAEEHGVTVDMNGFDQEMENQRRLSRAAHNVVKIEAEDGASPTEYINETEFVGYDSLSARAVVESLMVNGSPVIQVSEGNDVEVLLNRTPFYAESGGQIGDHGFLYVTGGENQQTAVVEIKDVQKSLGDIFVHKGTIREGVLEVGREVEAAVDAKLRQRAKVHHTATHLLQAALKKLIGQEISQAGSLVAFDRLRFDFNYGHALTDTQLEDIERLINGWVGAAAFLETKVMPLKDAKEAGAIAMFGEKYGEQVRVVEVPGISMELCGGTHVRNTSEIRVFKIISEQGIASGVRRIEAVAGEAFIEYINAREYHMKNLCSMLKVKAEEVTTRVEKLLEELRMSRNEVANLHTKAAVYKALTIASKAFEVGTSQKIRVLVESLDDVDADSLKVAAEHLIDTLQDPAAVILGSCPDEGKVSLVAAFTPAVVDLGIQAGKFIGPIAKLCGGGGGGRANFAQAGGRKPENLPSALGKAREEIVSILSEKAS, from the exons ATGGAAGATCAGCCAAAGGATTCCCTTGTCAGTGGGGATTCTATACGCCGacgatttcttgatttttatgcTTCCCGTGGTCACAAGATCATTCCTAGTGCTTCTCTTGTGCCAGATGACCCAACAGTCCTACTGACAATTGCAGGAATGCTTCCCTTCAAGCCTATATTCCTTGGAAAA ATTCCCAGACAAGTACCTTGTGCTACTACTGCACAAAGGTGTATACGTACAAATGATGTGGAGAATGTTGGCAGAACGGCAAGGCATCAtacattttttgaaatgctAGGCAATTTCTCCTTTGGAGATTACTTTAAGAAGGAAGCAATCCAATGGTCATGGGAGCTTTCCACCGTGGA ATTTGGGTTGCCACCTGAGAGATTATGGATAAGTGTGtatgaagatgatgatgaagctTTTGAAATATGGCACAAGGAG GTGGGTGTTCCTGTTGAACGCATAAAAAGAATGGGTGAAGATGACAACTTTTGGATGAGTGGTGCTACTGGTCCCTGTGGCCCATGCTCTGAGATTTATTATGATTTCCATCCTGAGAGGGGATATGCAGATGTG GATCTTGGGGATGATACAAGGTTTATAGAGTTCTACAATCTGGTTTTCATGGAATACAATAAAAAGGATGATGGAACACTTGAGCCCctaaaacaaaagaacatCGATACTGGTCTTGGCTTGGAGCGTATGGCTCGCATCCTTCAAAAG GTTCCAAACAACTATGAAACTGACTTGATTTATCCAATTATAGAAAAGGCATCAGAACTGGCTAATATGTCATATGCCTTGGCAGATGagcaaacaaaattgaaattgaag GTTGTAGGAGATCATCTACGTGCAATAGTATATCTCATATCCGATGGTGTTTTGCCATCAAATATTGGTAGAGGTTATGTGGTTCGACGACTTATAAGAAGGGTTGTTCGTGCTGGCAGGTCCCTTGGTATAAAGGGGGAAGTACAAGATAATCTTGAAGGAGCATTTTTACCAGCAATTGCAGAAATAGTAATGGAATTAAGTACCCATATTGATTCAGATGTCAAGATTAAAGCACCCCGTATTCTTGAGGAGCTGAAGAAGGAAGAGCTTCATTTTGTGCAAACTCTAGAGAGAGGAGAAATCTTACTGGAAAAAATGTTAGCAGATGCATTATCAAATGCTCAGAAAAGTGGGACTATGCCTTGCTTGTCTGGAAAAGACGCATTTCTTCTATATGACACTTTTGGATTTCCAGTGGAGTTAACAACAGAAATTGCTGAAGAACATGGTGTTACTGTAGATATGAATGGTTTTGATCAAGAGATGGAAAACCAAAGGCGTCTATCTCGGGCTGCTCATAATGTTGTTAAAATTGAGGCTGAAGATGGTGCTAGTCCTACagaatatataaatgaaactGAATTTGTAGGATATGACAGCCTTTCCGCTCGAGCAGTAGTAGAAAGCCTCATGGTAAATGGAAGTCCAGTGATACAGGTTTCTGAAGGAAATGATGTAGAGGTTTTGCTGAATAGAACACCATTTTATGCTGAATCAGGTGGTCAAATTGGAGATCATGGTTTTCTATATGTTACTGGAGGTGAAAACCAACAGACAGCTGTTGTCGAGATCAAGGATGTCCAAAAATCCCTGGGTGACATATTTGTTCATAAGGGGACTATCAGAGAGGGGGTTTTGGAAGTTGGCAGAGAAGTTGAAGCAGCTGTGGATGCAAAACTCAGGCAGCGGGCAAAG gTTCATCACACTGCTACCCATTTGTTACAAGCAGCACTTAAGAAATTAATTGGCCAGGAAATATCACAAGCTGGTTCATTGGTGGCTTTTGATCGTCTCAGATTTGATTTCAACTATGGCCATGCCCTTACTGACACTCAGCTTGAAGATATTGAGCGACTGATAAATGGGTGGGTTGGGGCTGCAGCATTTCTTGAAACAAAAGTGATGCCTCTTAAGGACGCAAAAGAAGCTGGTGCCATTGCAATGTTTGGGGAAAAATATGGTGAGCAG GTAAGAGTTGTGGAAGTTCCTGGCATATCAATGGAACTTTGTGGTGGGACCCATGTCAGAAATACTTCTGAAATACGTGTCTTCAAAATAATATCTGAGCAAGGGATTGCATCTGGAGTCAGGCGCATAGAAGCTGTTGCTGGTGAAGCATTCATCGAATATATCAATGCCAGGGAATATCATATGAAGAATCTATGCTCCATGCTCAAG GTGAAAGCTGAAGAAGTGACAACCAGGGTAGAAAAACTCTTAGAGGAGTTACGAATGTCAAGAAATGAAGTTGCCAATTTGCATACAAAAGCAGCAGTGTATAAAGCATTAACGATTGCAAGCAAGGCATTCGAAGTAGGAACTTCACAAAAGATAAg GGTACTAGTTGAGTCCTTGGATGATGTGGATGCTGATTCACTAAAAGTTGCTGCTGAGCATTTAATTGATACACTGCAAGATCCTGCAGCAGTAATCTTGGGCTCCTGTCCAGATGAAGGGAAGGTTAGTTTAGTTGCTGCTTTCACTCCAGCAGTGGTTGATCTCGGTATACAGGCTGGGAAGTTTATAGGCCCCATAGCTAAGCTGTGTGGTGGAGGAGGTGGTGGCAGGGCAAATTTTGCTCAAGCTGGTGGGAGGAAGCCTGAGAATCTGCCAAGTGCCCTTGGAAAGGCACGGGAAGAGATTGTCTCTATTCTATCTGAAAAAGCAAGCTGA
- the LOC18607448 gene encoding alanine--tRNA ligase, chloroplastic/mitochondrial isoform X1, which translates to MAALKLPHSPSPIHGRQYLVPFPASPIIFPKPPSPRLSNYSFPISHGFLARTLALFSPGILVCSNSYLRGAWGNQSKTKSASVQPVTAELMEDQPKDSLVSGDSIRRRFLDFYASRGHKIIPSASLVPDDPTVLLTIAGMLPFKPIFLGKIPRQVPCATTAQRCIRTNDVENVGRTARHHTFFEMLGNFSFGDYFKKEAIQWSWELSTVEFGLPPERLWISVYEDDDEAFEIWHKEVGVPVERIKRMGEDDNFWMSGATGPCGPCSEIYYDFHPERGYADVDLGDDTRFIEFYNLVFMEYNKKDDGTLEPLKQKNIDTGLGLERMARILQKVPNNYETDLIYPIIEKASELANMSYALADEQTKLKLKVVGDHLRAIVYLISDGVLPSNIGRGYVVRRLIRRVVRAGRSLGIKGEVQDNLEGAFLPAIAEIVMELSTHIDSDVKIKAPRILEELKKEELHFVQTLERGEILLEKMLADALSNAQKSGTMPCLSGKDAFLLYDTFGFPVELTTEIAEEHGVTVDMNGFDQEMENQRRLSRAAHNVVKIEAEDGASPTEYINETEFVGYDSLSARAVVESLMVNGSPVIQVSEGNDVEVLLNRTPFYAESGGQIGDHGFLYVTGGENQQTAVVEIKDVQKSLGDIFVHKGTIREGVLEVGREVEAAVDAKLRQRAKVHHTATHLLQAALKKLIGQEISQAGSLVAFDRLRFDFNYGHALTDTQLEDIERLINGWVGAAAFLETKVMPLKDAKEAGAIAMFGEKYGEQVRVVEVPGISMELCGGTHVRNTSEIRVFKIISEQGIASGVRRIEAVAGEAFIEYINAREYHMKNLCSMLKVKAEEVTTRVEKLLEELRMSRNEVANLHTKAAVYKALTIASKAFEVGTSQKIRVLVESLDDVDADSLKVAAEHLIDTLQDPAAVILGSCPDEGKVSLVAAFTPAVVDLGIQAGKFIGPIAKLCGGGGGGRANFAQAGGRKPENLPSALGKAREEIVSILSEKAS; encoded by the exons ATGGCAGCCCTGAAACTGCCTCACTCTCCAAGCCCCATTCATGGACGCCAATATCTCGTTCCTTTTCCCGCCTCCCCCATTATATTCCCAAAGCCACCATCCCCACGCCTATCAAATTACAGTTTTCCCATTTCACATG GCTTTCTTGCAAGAACCTTGGCCCTTTTCTCTCCTGGCATCTTGGTGTGTAGCAATAGTTATTTGAGAGGAGCATGGGGCAATCAGTCAAAAACTAAATCAG CATCGGTACAGCCTGTCACAGCAGAATTGATGGAAGATCAGCCAAAGGATTCCCTTGTCAGTGGGGATTCTATACGCCGacgatttcttgatttttatgcTTCCCGTGGTCACAAGATCATTCCTAGTGCTTCTCTTGTGCCAGATGACCCAACAGTCCTACTGACAATTGCAGGAATGCTTCCCTTCAAGCCTATATTCCTTGGAAAA ATTCCCAGACAAGTACCTTGTGCTACTACTGCACAAAGGTGTATACGTACAAATGATGTGGAGAATGTTGGCAGAACGGCAAGGCATCAtacattttttgaaatgctAGGCAATTTCTCCTTTGGAGATTACTTTAAGAAGGAAGCAATCCAATGGTCATGGGAGCTTTCCACCGTGGA ATTTGGGTTGCCACCTGAGAGATTATGGATAAGTGTGtatgaagatgatgatgaagctTTTGAAATATGGCACAAGGAG GTGGGTGTTCCTGTTGAACGCATAAAAAGAATGGGTGAAGATGACAACTTTTGGATGAGTGGTGCTACTGGTCCCTGTGGCCCATGCTCTGAGATTTATTATGATTTCCATCCTGAGAGGGGATATGCAGATGTG GATCTTGGGGATGATACAAGGTTTATAGAGTTCTACAATCTGGTTTTCATGGAATACAATAAAAAGGATGATGGAACACTTGAGCCCctaaaacaaaagaacatCGATACTGGTCTTGGCTTGGAGCGTATGGCTCGCATCCTTCAAAAG GTTCCAAACAACTATGAAACTGACTTGATTTATCCAATTATAGAAAAGGCATCAGAACTGGCTAATATGTCATATGCCTTGGCAGATGagcaaacaaaattgaaattgaag GTTGTAGGAGATCATCTACGTGCAATAGTATATCTCATATCCGATGGTGTTTTGCCATCAAATATTGGTAGAGGTTATGTGGTTCGACGACTTATAAGAAGGGTTGTTCGTGCTGGCAGGTCCCTTGGTATAAAGGGGGAAGTACAAGATAATCTTGAAGGAGCATTTTTACCAGCAATTGCAGAAATAGTAATGGAATTAAGTACCCATATTGATTCAGATGTCAAGATTAAAGCACCCCGTATTCTTGAGGAGCTGAAGAAGGAAGAGCTTCATTTTGTGCAAACTCTAGAGAGAGGAGAAATCTTACTGGAAAAAATGTTAGCAGATGCATTATCAAATGCTCAGAAAAGTGGGACTATGCCTTGCTTGTCTGGAAAAGACGCATTTCTTCTATATGACACTTTTGGATTTCCAGTGGAGTTAACAACAGAAATTGCTGAAGAACATGGTGTTACTGTAGATATGAATGGTTTTGATCAAGAGATGGAAAACCAAAGGCGTCTATCTCGGGCTGCTCATAATGTTGTTAAAATTGAGGCTGAAGATGGTGCTAGTCCTACagaatatataaatgaaactGAATTTGTAGGATATGACAGCCTTTCCGCTCGAGCAGTAGTAGAAAGCCTCATGGTAAATGGAAGTCCAGTGATACAGGTTTCTGAAGGAAATGATGTAGAGGTTTTGCTGAATAGAACACCATTTTATGCTGAATCAGGTGGTCAAATTGGAGATCATGGTTTTCTATATGTTACTGGAGGTGAAAACCAACAGACAGCTGTTGTCGAGATCAAGGATGTCCAAAAATCCCTGGGTGACATATTTGTTCATAAGGGGACTATCAGAGAGGGGGTTTTGGAAGTTGGCAGAGAAGTTGAAGCAGCTGTGGATGCAAAACTCAGGCAGCGGGCAAAG gTTCATCACACTGCTACCCATTTGTTACAAGCAGCACTTAAGAAATTAATTGGCCAGGAAATATCACAAGCTGGTTCATTGGTGGCTTTTGATCGTCTCAGATTTGATTTCAACTATGGCCATGCCCTTACTGACACTCAGCTTGAAGATATTGAGCGACTGATAAATGGGTGGGTTGGGGCTGCAGCATTTCTTGAAACAAAAGTGATGCCTCTTAAGGACGCAAAAGAAGCTGGTGCCATTGCAATGTTTGGGGAAAAATATGGTGAGCAG GTAAGAGTTGTGGAAGTTCCTGGCATATCAATGGAACTTTGTGGTGGGACCCATGTCAGAAATACTTCTGAAATACGTGTCTTCAAAATAATATCTGAGCAAGGGATTGCATCTGGAGTCAGGCGCATAGAAGCTGTTGCTGGTGAAGCATTCATCGAATATATCAATGCCAGGGAATATCATATGAAGAATCTATGCTCCATGCTCAAG GTGAAAGCTGAAGAAGTGACAACCAGGGTAGAAAAACTCTTAGAGGAGTTACGAATGTCAAGAAATGAAGTTGCCAATTTGCATACAAAAGCAGCAGTGTATAAAGCATTAACGATTGCAAGCAAGGCATTCGAAGTAGGAACTTCACAAAAGATAAg GGTACTAGTTGAGTCCTTGGATGATGTGGATGCTGATTCACTAAAAGTTGCTGCTGAGCATTTAATTGATACACTGCAAGATCCTGCAGCAGTAATCTTGGGCTCCTGTCCAGATGAAGGGAAGGTTAGTTTAGTTGCTGCTTTCACTCCAGCAGTGGTTGATCTCGGTATACAGGCTGGGAAGTTTATAGGCCCCATAGCTAAGCTGTGTGGTGGAGGAGGTGGTGGCAGGGCAAATTTTGCTCAAGCTGGTGGGAGGAAGCCTGAGAATCTGCCAAGTGCCCTTGGAAAGGCACGGGAAGAGATTGTCTCTATTCTATCTGAAAAAGCAAGCTGA
- the LOC18607448 gene encoding alanine--tRNA ligase, chloroplastic/mitochondrial isoform X3, with protein sequence MAKILHESIIPRQVPCATTAQRCIRTNDVENVGRTARHHTFFEMLGNFSFGDYFKKEAIQWSWELSTVEFGLPPERLWISVYEDDDEAFEIWHKEVGVPVERIKRMGEDDNFWMSGATGPCGPCSEIYYDFHPERGYADVDLGDDTRFIEFYNLVFMEYNKKDDGTLEPLKQKNIDTGLGLERMARILQKVPNNYETDLIYPIIEKASELANMSYALADEQTKLKLKVVGDHLRAIVYLISDGVLPSNIGRGYVVRRLIRRVVRAGRSLGIKGEVQDNLEGAFLPAIAEIVMELSTHIDSDVKIKAPRILEELKKEELHFVQTLERGEILLEKMLADALSNAQKSGTMPCLSGKDAFLLYDTFGFPVELTTEIAEEHGVTVDMNGFDQEMENQRRLSRAAHNVVKIEAEDGASPTEYINETEFVGYDSLSARAVVESLMVNGSPVIQVSEGNDVEVLLNRTPFYAESGGQIGDHGFLYVTGGENQQTAVVEIKDVQKSLGDIFVHKGTIREGVLEVGREVEAAVDAKLRQRAKVHHTATHLLQAALKKLIGQEISQAGSLVAFDRLRFDFNYGHALTDTQLEDIERLINGWVGAAAFLETKVMPLKDAKEAGAIAMFGEKYGEQVRVVEVPGISMELCGGTHVRNTSEIRVFKIISEQGIASGVRRIEAVAGEAFIEYINAREYHMKNLCSMLKVKAEEVTTRVEKLLEELRMSRNEVANLHTKAAVYKALTIASKAFEVGTSQKIRVLVESLDDVDADSLKVAAEHLIDTLQDPAAVILGSCPDEGKVSLVAAFTPAVVDLGIQAGKFIGPIAKLCGGGGGGRANFAQAGGRKPENLPSALGKAREEIVSILSEKAS encoded by the exons ATGGCTAAGATTCTTCATGAATCTATT ATTCCCAGACAAGTACCTTGTGCTACTACTGCACAAAGGTGTATACGTACAAATGATGTGGAGAATGTTGGCAGAACGGCAAGGCATCAtacattttttgaaatgctAGGCAATTTCTCCTTTGGAGATTACTTTAAGAAGGAAGCAATCCAATGGTCATGGGAGCTTTCCACCGTGGA ATTTGGGTTGCCACCTGAGAGATTATGGATAAGTGTGtatgaagatgatgatgaagctTTTGAAATATGGCACAAGGAG GTGGGTGTTCCTGTTGAACGCATAAAAAGAATGGGTGAAGATGACAACTTTTGGATGAGTGGTGCTACTGGTCCCTGTGGCCCATGCTCTGAGATTTATTATGATTTCCATCCTGAGAGGGGATATGCAGATGTG GATCTTGGGGATGATACAAGGTTTATAGAGTTCTACAATCTGGTTTTCATGGAATACAATAAAAAGGATGATGGAACACTTGAGCCCctaaaacaaaagaacatCGATACTGGTCTTGGCTTGGAGCGTATGGCTCGCATCCTTCAAAAG GTTCCAAACAACTATGAAACTGACTTGATTTATCCAATTATAGAAAAGGCATCAGAACTGGCTAATATGTCATATGCCTTGGCAGATGagcaaacaaaattgaaattgaag GTTGTAGGAGATCATCTACGTGCAATAGTATATCTCATATCCGATGGTGTTTTGCCATCAAATATTGGTAGAGGTTATGTGGTTCGACGACTTATAAGAAGGGTTGTTCGTGCTGGCAGGTCCCTTGGTATAAAGGGGGAAGTACAAGATAATCTTGAAGGAGCATTTTTACCAGCAATTGCAGAAATAGTAATGGAATTAAGTACCCATATTGATTCAGATGTCAAGATTAAAGCACCCCGTATTCTTGAGGAGCTGAAGAAGGAAGAGCTTCATTTTGTGCAAACTCTAGAGAGAGGAGAAATCTTACTGGAAAAAATGTTAGCAGATGCATTATCAAATGCTCAGAAAAGTGGGACTATGCCTTGCTTGTCTGGAAAAGACGCATTTCTTCTATATGACACTTTTGGATTTCCAGTGGAGTTAACAACAGAAATTGCTGAAGAACATGGTGTTACTGTAGATATGAATGGTTTTGATCAAGAGATGGAAAACCAAAGGCGTCTATCTCGGGCTGCTCATAATGTTGTTAAAATTGAGGCTGAAGATGGTGCTAGTCCTACagaatatataaatgaaactGAATTTGTAGGATATGACAGCCTTTCCGCTCGAGCAGTAGTAGAAAGCCTCATGGTAAATGGAAGTCCAGTGATACAGGTTTCTGAAGGAAATGATGTAGAGGTTTTGCTGAATAGAACACCATTTTATGCTGAATCAGGTGGTCAAATTGGAGATCATGGTTTTCTATATGTTACTGGAGGTGAAAACCAACAGACAGCTGTTGTCGAGATCAAGGATGTCCAAAAATCCCTGGGTGACATATTTGTTCATAAGGGGACTATCAGAGAGGGGGTTTTGGAAGTTGGCAGAGAAGTTGAAGCAGCTGTGGATGCAAAACTCAGGCAGCGGGCAAAG gTTCATCACACTGCTACCCATTTGTTACAAGCAGCACTTAAGAAATTAATTGGCCAGGAAATATCACAAGCTGGTTCATTGGTGGCTTTTGATCGTCTCAGATTTGATTTCAACTATGGCCATGCCCTTACTGACACTCAGCTTGAAGATATTGAGCGACTGATAAATGGGTGGGTTGGGGCTGCAGCATTTCTTGAAACAAAAGTGATGCCTCTTAAGGACGCAAAAGAAGCTGGTGCCATTGCAATGTTTGGGGAAAAATATGGTGAGCAG GTAAGAGTTGTGGAAGTTCCTGGCATATCAATGGAACTTTGTGGTGGGACCCATGTCAGAAATACTTCTGAAATACGTGTCTTCAAAATAATATCTGAGCAAGGGATTGCATCTGGAGTCAGGCGCATAGAAGCTGTTGCTGGTGAAGCATTCATCGAATATATCAATGCCAGGGAATATCATATGAAGAATCTATGCTCCATGCTCAAG GTGAAAGCTGAAGAAGTGACAACCAGGGTAGAAAAACTCTTAGAGGAGTTACGAATGTCAAGAAATGAAGTTGCCAATTTGCATACAAAAGCAGCAGTGTATAAAGCATTAACGATTGCAAGCAAGGCATTCGAAGTAGGAACTTCACAAAAGATAAg GGTACTAGTTGAGTCCTTGGATGATGTGGATGCTGATTCACTAAAAGTTGCTGCTGAGCATTTAATTGATACACTGCAAGATCCTGCAGCAGTAATCTTGGGCTCCTGTCCAGATGAAGGGAAGGTTAGTTTAGTTGCTGCTTTCACTCCAGCAGTGGTTGATCTCGGTATACAGGCTGGGAAGTTTATAGGCCCCATAGCTAAGCTGTGTGGTGGAGGAGGTGGTGGCAGGGCAAATTTTGCTCAAGCTGGTGGGAGGAAGCCTGAGAATCTGCCAAGTGCCCTTGGAAAGGCACGGGAAGAGATTGTCTCTATTCTATCTGAAAAAGCAAGCTGA
- the LOC18607449 gene encoding auxin-responsive protein SAUR68 — protein sequence MISTKILIRMARKWQKTAAIGRKRLASSRTDRKMAGANRSNKSSVVDKGHFVIYTTDKKRFVIPLAYLCNNIILELLKMSEEEFGLPSDGPITLPCDSVVMNYIVSLVKRGLTRDLEKAVVNSVASYRCSTNTTYFHQGHADQQSLVCGF from the coding sequence ATGATTAGCACAAAGATTCTGATCAGAATGGCAAGAAAGTGGCAGAAAACGGCTGCCATTGGCAGGAAGAGGCTTGCTTCATCGAGGACTGATCGAAAGATGGCTGGTGCAAACCGTTCTAATAAATCATCAGTGGTTGATAAAGGGCATTTTGTAATCTACACAACTGATAAGAAGCGTTTTGTGATTCCCTTGGCGTATCTTTGCAACAACATCATTCTCGAGCTCTTGAAGATGTCTGAAGAGGAGTTTGGACTGCCAAGTGATGGGCCTATAACATTGCCGTGTGATTCAGTTGTCATGAATTACATTGTCTCCCTGGTAAAACGAGGATTAACTAGGGATTTGGAGAAAGCTGTGGTGAACTCTGTTGCAAGCTACCGCTGCTCAACGAATACTACTTATTTCCACCAAGGACACGCAGACCAACAGTCACTTGTTTGTGGATTCTAA
- the LOC18607450 gene encoding auxin-responsive protein SAUR68 — protein sequence MISTKKLTRMARNWQKKAAIGRKRITSNMMASKKPSVVDKGHFVIYTTDKRRFAIPLVYLSNSIFLKLLKMSEEEFGLSSDGPITLPCDSLVMNCIILLIQRGLAKDLEKAVLNSRNYYVCSSYGTTFSNEGHANQLSLVCGF from the coding sequence ATGATCAGCACAAAGAAGCTTACCAGAATGGCGAGAAATTGGCAGAAGAAGGCTGCCATTGGGAGGAAAAGAATCACTTCAAACATGATGGCTAGTAAGAAACCATCAGTGGTTGATAAAGGCCATTTTGTTATCTACACAACGGATAAAAGGCGTTTTGCAATACCCCTGGTGTATCTCAGCAACAGCATCTTCCTTAAACTCTTGAAGATGTCTGAAGAGGAGTTTGGACTGTCCAGTGATGGGCCTATAACATTGCCATGTGATTCACTTGTCATGAATTGCATAATCTTGCTCATCCAACGAGGTTTAGCTAAGGATTTAGAGAAAGCTGTGCTCAATTCCCGTAATTATTATGTCTGTTCATCATATGGTACAACTTTTTCCAATGAAGGACATGCAAATCAACTGTCACTTGTTTGCGGATTCTGA
- the LOC108660865 gene encoding auxin-responsive protein SAUR68-like, giving the protein MITTKKLIRVAIKWQKIAAIGRKRITSARTNKKMDSASHSNKSSAVDKSYFFIYTMDEKRFVIPLASLSNIIFHELLKMSEEEFGLPRDGPIKLPCDSVVMNYIVSLVKQGLAEDLERAVLNSITTYRCSSDTYFHQGHGDRQLLVCGF; this is encoded by the coding sequence ATGATTACCACAAAGAAGCTTATCAGAGTGGCAATAAAGTGGCAGAAGATAGCAGCCATAGGAAGGAAAAGAATTACTTCAGCAAGGACTAATAAAAAGATGGATTCTGCAAGTCATTCTAATAAATCATCAGCAGTTGATAAAAGCTACTTTTTTATCTACACAATGGATGAGAAACGTTTTGTGATTCCCTTGGCGTCTCTCAGcaacatcattttccatgaacTCTTAAAGATGTCTGAAGAGGAGTTTGGACTACCACGTGATGGGCCTATAAAATTGCCTTGTGATTCAGTTGTCATGAATTACATTGTCTCCCTAGTGAAGCAAGGATTAGCTGAGGATTTGGAGAGAGCTGTACTCAATTCCATTACAACCTATCGCTGCTCATCAGatacttattttcatcaaggaCATGGAGATCGACAGTTACTTGTTTGTGGATTCTGA
- the LOC18607451 gene encoding auxin-responsive protein SAUR64: MISTKKLIRMARKWRKITAIGRKIITSPRTNGKMVAADGSNKASVAYKGHFVVYTMDKKCLVIPLAYLSNSIFRELFKMSEEFGLSSDGPITLPCDSVTMSYIVLLVQRGLAKDLEKAVLNSMTGHRCSSYTTFFHEGHADQQSLVCGFWQQLIAVTMFNITNSDKD, encoded by the exons ATGATTAGCACAAAGAAGCTCATCAGAATGGCAAGGAAGTGGAGGAAGATAACTGCCATTGGGAGGAAAATAATTACTTCACCAAGGACTAACGGAAAGATGGTTGCTGCAGATGGTTCTAATAAAGCATCAGTCGCTTATAAAGGCCATTTTGTTGTCTACACAATGGATAAGAAGTGTCTTGTGATTCCCTTGGCGTATCTCAGCAACAGCATTTTCCGAGAACTTTTTAAGATGTCTGAGGAGTTTGGACTGTCAAGCGATGGGCCTATAACATTGCCGTGTGATTCAGTCACCATGAGTTACATAGTCTTGTTGGTACAACGAGGGTTAGCTAAGGATTTGGAGAAAGCAGTGCTCAATTCCATGACTGGGCACCGCTGCTCATCATACACTAcatttttccatgaaggacATGCTGACCAACAGTCACTTGTTTGTGGGTTCTGG CAGCAATTGATAGCAGTTACAATGTTTAACATAACCAACTCTGACAAGGACTGA
- the LOC18607452 gene encoding auxin-responsive protein SAUR68, translating to MITPKKLIRMARKWQKTAAIGRKTITSARTNYKKMAAASHSKQSSVVEKGYFVIYTIDERRFAIPLAFLRNSIFQELLKMSEEEFGLPSDGPITLPCDAVVMNYIISLVKRGLLAKDLERAVLSSITGYRFSSYSTFFHEGHDDQQSLVWTC from the coding sequence ATGATTACCCCAAAGAAGCTTATCAGGATGGCAAGAAAGTGGCAGAAGACAGCTGCCATTGGAAGGAAAACAATTACTTCAGCAAGGACAAATTACAAAAAGATGGCTGCTGCAAGTCATTCTAAACAATCATCAGTGGTTGAGAAAGGCTACTTTGTTATCTACACAATTGATGAGAGACGTTTTGCGATTCCCTTGGCGTTTCTCAGAAACAGCATTTTCCAGGAACTCTTAAAGATGTCTGAGGAGGAGTTCGGACTGCCAAGTGATGGGCCTATAACATTGCCATGCGATGCAGTCGTCATGAATTACATTATCTCCCTTGTGAAACGAGGATTATTAGCTAAGGATTTGGAGAGAGCAGTGCTCAGTTCTATTACTGGCTATCGCTTCTCATCATACAGTACGTTTTTCCATGAAGGACATGATGACCAACAGTCACTTGTTTGGACATGCTGA